A stretch of Plasmodium chabaudi chabaudi strain AS genome assembly, chromosome: 14 DNA encodes these proteins:
- a CDS encoding 60S ribosomal protein L13-2, putative: MVSHNNVLPNVHLHKWWQRYVRVDFNKNIKRKQRRLLREKRRKQNGGTPIEKLHPVVHCPTQRYNYKTRLGKGFTLEEIKAVKLTPSAARSIGIIVDKRRKNRCEESLKENAERLQKYLNSLVMIPLKKDKPKNGIGGIPADATKEVIEQHKERKQLRSIFKKGSSVKPFYETIETSKIDQSSSAYKTLRKAKLAERRKNRQQQRKDIKRKSKDN; the protein is encoded by the exons atgGTGTCACACAATAATGTATTACCAAATGTTCACCTTCATAAATGGTGGCAAAGATATGTTAGAGTAGActttaacaaaaatataaaaagaaaacaaagAAGATTATTGAgagaaaaaagaagaaagcAAAATGGGGGTACACCTATTGAAAAATTACATCCAGTAGTTCATTGCCCTACCCAAAGatacaattataaaacCAGATTAGGAAAAGGTTTTACCCTTGAAGAAATAAAG gCGGTAAAATTAACCCCTAGTGCTGCTAGAAGCATAGGTATAATTGTTGATAAGAGGAGAAAAAATAGATGTGAAGAAtcattaaaagaaaatgctGAAAGGTTGCAAAAATACTTAAACAGTTTAGTTATGATtccattaaaaaaagataaaccTAAAAATGGTATTGGAGGAATACCAGCTGATGCTACTAAAGAAGTTATAGAACAACATAAGGAAAGAAAACAATTACGTAGCATATTCAAGAAAGGATCTAGTGTTAAACCATTCTATGAAACAATAGAAACTTCTAAGATAGATCAATCTTCCTCAGcatataaaacattaaGAAAAGCTAAATTAGCAGAAAGAAGAAAGAACAGACAACAACAAAGAAAAGATATTAAACGTAAATCTAAAGATAATTGA
- a CDS encoding 40S ribosomal protein S16, putative: MTAKVKRVLTFGKKKTSVAVATVTNGKGLIKLNGKNIDLVEPYILRTKVYEPLWLIGSAKLKNLDIRVRVKGGGQTSQIYAIRQAISKGIISYYQKYVDESTKKELKDTLLRYDRTLLVGDTRRCEPKKFGGKGARARYQKSYR, encoded by the exons ATGACAGCAAAAGTTAAGAGAGTATTGACATTCGGAAAAAAG aaaacCTCTGTTGCAGTAGCAACTGTAACCAATGGAAAAgggttaataaaattgaacggaaaaaatatagatttaGTAGAACCCTATATTTTAAGAACAAAAGTATATGAACCATTATGGTTAATTGGATCTGCTAAATTAAAGAACTTAGATATACGTGTTCGTGTTAAGGGTGGAGGTCAGACTTCTCAAATTTATGCAATCAGGCAAGCTATCAGTAAAGGTATCATTtcatattatcaaaaatatgtagatgaatcaacaaaaaaagaattaaaagatACCTTGTTAAGATATGACAGAACCTTATTAGTAGGAGACACAAGACGTTGTGAACCCAAAAAATTCGGTGGTAAGGGTGCACGTGCAAGATACCAAAAATCATACAGATAa
- a CDS encoding GDP-mannose 4,6-dehydratase, putative, which produces MAPVALIFGITGQDGSYLSELLLEKGYEVHGVIRRCSTFNTKRIDHIFEKLNLHYGDLLDNSNIFSLISKIKPNEIYNLAAQSHVKVSFELPEYTAQCTAIGTLRILEAIKLSKIDNIKFYNASTSELYGNTIQTECQNENTPFNPVSPYGIAKLYSHYITKNYREAYNMFCVNGILFNHESPRRGETFVTKKITKGIAKIFKKIHTVIILGNIDTFRDWGHAKDYVYAIYLMLQQTTPNDFVICSNQHHSVREFCEIAFAFVGLYIKWINKGMDEVAIDQYNNIVIKKDKKYYRDSEINNLLGDCSKATNILKWKPNYNFMQLIYDMLKHDFNEYNLELDSYDTCINRYKNYKTELENLA; this is translated from the coding sequence atggCCCCAGTTGCACTAATATTTGGTATCACAGGACAGGATGGGTCATATTTGAGCGAACTACTTTTAGAAAAAGGATATGAAGTTCATGGGGTGATTAGGAGGTGTAGTAcatttaatacaaaaagaatagatcatatatttgaaaaattaaatttacatTATGGTGATTTACTtgataatagtaatatattttctttaatatctaaaataaaaccaaatgaaatatataatttagcTGCACAAAGTCATGTAAAAGTAAGCTTTGAATTACCTGAATATACAGCACAATGTACAGCTATTGGTACGTTGAGAATATTAGAAGcaattaaattatcaaaGATTGATAatatcaaattttataatgcTTCAACATCTGAATTATATGGTAATACTATTCAAACCGAATgtcaaaatgaaaatacacCGTTTAATCCAGTCTCACCTTATGGGATagcaaaattatatagtcactatataacaaaaaattatagagaagcatataatatgttttgTGTAAAtggtatattatttaatcaTGAAAGTCCAAGACGTGGTGAAACATttgttacaaaaaaaattacaaaggGTAtagcaaaaatatttaaaaaaattcacaCTGTTATTATATTAGGAAATATCGATACATTTAGAGATTGGGGTCATGCAAAAGattatgtatatgcaatatatttaatgttACAACAAACAACTCCTAATGATTTTGTTATCTGTTCAAATCAACATCATTCCGTTCGAGAATTTTGTGAAATTGCTTTTGCATTTGTAGgactatatataaaatggatTAACAAAGGGATGGATGAAGTTGCAATAGatcaatataataatatagttattaaaaaagataaaaaatattatagagATTcagaaattaataatttattaggGGACTGTTCAAAGGCAACAAATATACTTAAATGGAAACccaattataattttatgcaattaatatatgatatgtTAAAACATGATTTTAACGAATACAATTTGGAACTTGACAGCTATGATACGTGCATAAATCggtataaaaattataaaaccGAATTGGAAAATTTGGCTTGA
- a CDS encoding ABC transporter F family member 1, putative: MFIELLIWVIIYYLLFSNGIKIGRNNQSFLSSSIFKDSISKNYTKQIRKKNENSKSVPKILCKEEKGKFPILNVHTDDYGNDEEYCDVVDVEEYMPDQESDDWWNIKKNDYKKLLNLEELDEYTILSPKYNINIYNVLEKNYNKKDKNNVILTINNLNYEIGNKNLINNLNLTLNKSECIGLIGNNGCGKSSLLNLIFESSANTNKHIIINNNVKKDNSINSIKSDLSSYIDSLLNKNDFTTFYNLLSYMKRKSLKLSSMPDLIKSMSISDFEKLNKQNEESYNSEIFYYKNDIFYFKQNIHLLGNNNVTVFEKVLKFYQRTLEKYDILNYIEENISMYKSSDYLKKYKIGEINEQNGKKDNKIDETQISSEEEQFLKSKYFEYVLKLYMNEKEDIFKDINNIKMNLNKYLNILNLKNFLHIKLCDLSNGYIIRVYLLLLLLSKPKLLLIDEINNNMDIFNIFFIMNVFKYALKYTNIGIILASHDFFLISKLCNRILDFNKISGYDIDFSNISLLKKINQNNDYIKDSKINDHPMLSTINEQSGKPNSNLTFFKGNYSQYLNNMKILFNNRKKKKEELKKIIDQLNASILKIKKNNKKEFLKGSLKKKEEELSLYQNIYNTFFNMTLNYQHMYYNLIYSKKNEKRGENKYMAFPPKNSKQNQTILFRENEQESVKKSQASQAYKIDENELSDYQNESSSLEQDPNQHSEVENTKHTSEENDESTSIDETDEKTFVYNQFNDVDGEMNKNILIDMCKKIKNNELIKTGELYSTNNVTLYEFQNFSLYYLDNKNYDNESEYFGIPKEGRKKYIFKNLNLSINSNENVLLLGKNGIGKSTLFKILTNKYNLIMNNNNDDGKNVNNKKSMYVYGDTNISNSFDEVEEDQTGSNFAIDKNIRFEGNINCNFNNVLLTYFEQNMIKKLNLDIDDYFKYLIEKVKYQPINFLEDSDFDDTPFDQDVFFYYILNKTKPDYNDNINVNIDEKIKSLLKIFYIDSETSITEKSGGEKVRILFLSLFLKNSNLLLLDEINNNLDIYLKNLLLNFLNYIYQGSYILTTHDFYIINNLNNIHKIIYIFDYQNVFTFYNVNDFVKNFYSFILNSFSALKNMETNDSAHSKDEIHTKHPTSQAHNPEIKNNMEKMGYTNELAINNTLINNLNETNKESEELNRQNYGKELYDSYDFKILEFLKNQLKKDKSERKSFEEINPLEEEIFEKKKINKKNFGGKGLSGKVKIKNWKRWKK, from the coding sequence atgtttATTGAATTGTTAATATGGGTGATAATatactatttattatttagtaACGGTATAAAGATTGGTCGAAATAATCAAAGCTTTTTAAGTAGCTCAATTTTTAAAGACTCTATatctaaaaattatacaaaacagataagaaaaaaaaatgaaaattcaaAGAGTGTGCcgaaaattttatgtaaaGAAGAGAAGGGAAAGTTCCCTATCCTAAATGTGCATACGGACGACTATGGCAATGATGAAGAATATTGTGATGTTGTAGACGTAGAGGAATATATGCCTGACCAAGAAAGTGATGATTGGTGGAAcatcaaaaaaaacgattataaaaaacttCTGAACTTGGAAGAACTTGATGAATACACCATTTTATCaccaaaatataatattaatatatataatgtgttagaaaaaaattataataaaaaagataaaaataatgtaatattaacaattaataatttaaattatgaaataggaaataaaaatttaataaataatttaaatttaactTTGAATAAATCAGAATGTATTGGTTTAATTGGAAATAATGGGTGTGGGAAATCGAGTCTTTTGAATTTGATTTTTGAAAGCTCAGCAAATActaataaacatataataattaataataatgtaaaaaaggACAACTCaataaatagtataaaaaGTGATCTTAGTTCATATATAGACTCATtgcttaataaaaatgattttacaactttttataacttattatcatatatgaAAAGGAAATCATTAAAGTTAAGTTCTATGCctgatttaataaaaagtatgAGTATCTCTGATTTTGAAAAGTtgaataaacaaaatgaagaaagtTACAATagtgaaatattttattataaaaacgatatattttattttaaacagAATATACACCTATtaggaaataataatgtcaCCGTTTTTGAAAaggttttaaaattttatcaacGCAcattagaaaaatatgatatcttaaattatattgaagaaaatattagtATGTATAAAAGTTCAgattatttaaagaaatacaaaattggTGAAATAAACGAACAAAATGGAAAGAAGGATAACAAAATTGATGAAACACAAATTTCATCGGAGGAagaacaatttttaaaatcgaaatattttgaatatgttttaaaattatatatgaatgaaaaggaagacatttttaaagatataaataatataaaaatgaacttaaataaatatttaaatattttaaatttaaaaaattttttacatataaaattatgtgaCTTAAGTAATGGATATATTATTcgtgtatatttattgctACTCCTTTTAAGTAAGCcaaaattgttattaatagatgaaataaataataatatggatatatttaatatattttttattatgaacgtatttaaatatgcattaaaatatacaaacatTGGAATTATTTTGGCTAGTCATGATTTTTTCCTAATAAGTAAATTATGTAACCGAATATTAGATTTCAATAAAATTTCAGGATATGACATAGATTTTAGTAATATTTCTCTCTTAAAAAAGATcaatcaaaataatgacTACATCAAAGATTCTAAAATTAATGATCATCCTATGTTGTCTACCATTAATGAACAGTCTGGAAAACCCAATTCAAATTTAACCTTTTTTAAAGGCAACTATAGTCAATatctaaataatatgaaaatattatttaataacagaaaaaaaaaaaaggaagagcttaaaaaaataatagatcAATTAAATGCttctatattaaaaattaaaaaaaataataaaaaagaatttttaaaaggctcattaaaaaaaaaggaagaagaattatctttatatcaaaatatttataacacattttttaatatgacattaaattatcagcatatgtattataaCTTAATTTATAGTAAGAAGAATGAAAAGAGGggtgaaaataaatacatggCTTTCCCCCCTAAAAATAGTAAGCAAAATCAGACCATCCTTTTTAGAGAGAATGAACAAGAAAGTGTCAAAAAAAGCCAAGCTAGCCAAGCCTACAAAATAGATGAAAACGAATTATCTGATTATCAAAATGAAAGCAGTTCATTGGAACAGGACCCAAATCAGCACTCCGAAGTGGAAAACACTAAACACACATCGGAAGAAAACGATGAATCTACATCAATTGACGAAACTGATGAAAAAACATTTGTCTATAACCAATTTAATGATGTAGATGgagaaatgaataaaaatattttaatagatatgtgtaaaaaaataaaaaataatgaattaataaaaacagGAGAATTATATTCTACAAATAATGTTACCTTATATGAGTTTCAAAATTTctctttatattatttagataataaaaattatgataatgAATCTGAATATTTTGGAATACCAAAAGagggaagaaaaaaatatatatttaaaaatttaaatttaagtATTAATAGTAatgaaaatgtattattattaggaaaaaatggaataggTAAATCAacactttttaaaatattaaccaataaatataaccttataatgaataataataatgatgatggtaaaaatgttaataataaaaaaagtatgtaTGTGTATGGAGATACTAATATAAGTAACAGCTTTGATGAGGTAGAAGAAGATCAGACAGGTTCTAATTTTGCaatagataaaaatatacgaTTTGAAGGAAATATTAAttgtaattttaataatgtattattaaCTTATTTTGAACagaatatgataaaaaaactaaATTTAGATATTGatgattattttaaatatttaattgaaaaagtaaaatatcAGCCAATCAACTTTTTAGAAGACTCAGATTTTGATGATACTCCTTTTGATCAagatgtatttttttattatattttaaataaaacgaAACCAGATTATAATGACAATATTAATGTTAATatagatgaaaaaataaaatctttattaaaaattttttatattgataGTGAAACATCAATTACTGAAAAAAGTGGTGGGGAAAAAGTtcgtattttatttctttcattatttttaaaaaattcaaatttattattactagatgaaataaataataatctagatatatatttaaaaaaccttttactaaattttttaaattatatatatcaaggaagttatatattaacaactcatgatttttacataattaataatctaaataatatacataaaattatatacatatttgattatcaaaatgtttttactttttataatgtcaatgattttgttaaaaatttttacagttttattttaaattcttTTAGTGCtcttaaaaatatggagACCAATGATTCTGCTCATAGCAAAGATGAAATACATACGAAACATCCCACTTCTCAGGCTCATAATccggaaataaaaaataatatggaaaaaatggGTTATACTAATGAGTTGgcaataaataatacactAATTAACAATTTGAATGAAACGAACAAAGAAAGTGAAGAACTAAATCGACAAAATTATGGAAAAGAACTTTATGATAGTTatgattttaaaattttagaatttttaaaaaatcaattGAAAAAAGACAAGAGTGAAAGAAAAAGCTTTGAAGAAATAAACCCTTTAGAAGAAgaaatttttgaaaaaaaaaaaattaataaaaaaaattttggtGGAAAGGGATTATCAggaaaagtaaaaataaaaaattggaaacgatggaaaaaatga
- a CDS encoding translation initiation factor SUI1, putative: MEDLEKEFDKIKIKHDDNESDQNGKEESGGSSIGVEENDEESEKISNRKLRYLKMKDKKEEKINKKKQSSKTNSTNNIKNNQNDDKNINSSQSDLKDDNNINQNNTAEDGTINNESIYQPIQVEYCKVCGVPYEYCEYGNSFNECKEENKDKYNYDMATSNAENNNKKQAKKPSQNISQKITIQKTTKARKKTVTVVKGLHAYAKLDKMAKIFSKFYACGASVIKGTNNAQDQIDIQGDVEHNIVDVIMKNCPEITDDIFVILPPK; this comes from the exons atggaagacttagaaaaagaattcgataaaattaaaataaaacatgaTGATAATGAAAGTGATCAAAATGGGAAAGAAGAAAGTGGAGGATCATCTATAGGAgtagaagaaaatgatgaagaatCTGAAAAAATATCGAATCGAAAATTAagatatttaaaaatgaaagataaaaaggaagaaaaaataaataaaaaaaaacaatcaTCCAAAACTAATTctacaaataatatcaaaaataatcaaaatgatgataaaaatataaactcTTCTCAATCTGATTTAaaagatgataataatattaatcaAAATAACACAGCTGAAGATGGcacaataaataatgaatccATATATCAACCTATTCAGGTTGAATATTGTAAAG TATGTGGAGTACCATATGAATATTGCGAATATGGAAATTCTTTTAATGAATgtaaagaagaaaataaagataagtATAACTATGATATGGCTACAAGCAATgcagaaaataataataaaaaacaagcCAAAAAACCTTCTCAAAAt ATAtctcaaaaaataacaatacaAAAGACAACGAAGGCCCGAAAAAAAACTGTAACTGTTGTAAAAGGATTACATGCATATGCAAAGCTTGATAAAATGGCAAAGATATTTTCCAAATTTTATGCATGTGGTGCTTCAGTTATAAAGGGCACAAACAATGCCCAAGATCAGATAGACATACAA GGCGATGTTGAACATAACATTGTTGATGTCATAATGAAGAATTGCCCCGAAATAACGGAcgatatttttgtaattttaccccccaaataa
- a CDS encoding PUB domain-containing protein, putative: protein MDTKEVEQRPIEYAEEKTSPNMEKREDLNENDDEKTENIIDTQMKEVINTFSKNEKTENFINMPISTVHKKNTNCDDGSIRGNDFYQNMEKEIPPNVLKLKRGESTEENDTNNPKPSTVTTSININNSECCDSEIMGTEQREDKCETLLELISKKSLLENDKIKKNITSKNFYIIDEDMLANIIMIFDKIILKLLQFYKKNNFDSDKQIEHFHNFFKILYKLLSNISYHPKDEKYKTIKMCNNQIKKTFLTSDDIFNLVKLLFEILNFNTNYFNSDTEIANDQSQENATKTDNNKDGNNKIIDNEVWKFENEFSDVEAILFEFVLSSINIIMAMINKKIHSSNNENEIKLSKKNDIDTKAAYNRDPINSSLSNHNSNKILNNEAKNKLIEKHVNNIMPTNNKLLGIRQKDIEEKNALNDIRKLHNEKFNAYRNNDAYKDKNDKKKSSLFSNKHEHEKNSIKKGGKKIKSFFKNLFKKD from the coding sequence atggatactAAAGAAGTCGAACAAAGGCCAATTGAATATGCTGAGGAAAAGACAAGTCCGAATATGGAAAAACGTGAAGACCtcaatgaaaatgatgacgaaaaaacagaaaatataattgataCACAAATGAAGGAagtaataaatacattttccaagaatgaaaaaactgaaaattttataaatatgcctATTAGTACggttcataaaaaaaacacgaATTGTGATGATGGAAGTATAAGGGGAAatgatttttatcaaaatatggaaaaagaaattcCACCCAATGTGCTAAAACTCAAAAGAGGTGAATCAACTGAAGAAAATGACACAAATAATCCTAAGCCTAGTACTGTTACTACATcgataaatattaataattctgAATGTTGTGATAGTGAAATCATGGGGACTGAACAAAGGGAAGACAAATGTGAAACCCTTTTAGAGTTAATCAGTAAAAAATCATTattagaaaatgataaaataaaaaaaaatataacttcaaaaaatttttatataattgatGAAGATATGCTtgcaaatataattatgatatttgataaaataatattaaaattattacaattttataaaaaaaataattttgatagTGATAAACAGATTGAGCattttcacaatttttttaaaatcctatataaattattaagtaATATAAGTTATCATCCtaaagatgaaaaatacaaaactattaaaatgtgtaataatcaaatcaaaaaaacatttttaactagtgatgatatttttaacttagtcaaattattatttgaaattCTTAACTTTAACACAAACTATTTTAATAGTGATACGGAAATTGCCAATGACCAAAGTCAAGAAAATGCAACTAAAactgataataataaagatggtaataataaaattatagacAATGAGGTGTGgaaatttgaaaatgaattttcTGATGTTGAAGcgattttatttgaatttgttttatcctctatcaatataattatggcaatgataaataaaaagattCATTCATCAAATAATGAGAATGAGATTAAGcttagtaaaaaaaatgatatagatACTAAAGCAGCATACAATAGAGATCCTATAAATAGTTCTCTATCCAACcataattcaaataaaatattaaacaatgaagcaaaaaataaattaatagaaaaacatgttaataatattatgccCACTAATAATAAACTACTTGGTATTCGTCAAAAAGATAtcgaagaaaaaaatgctcTAAATGATATTCGAAAATTACATAACGAAAAATTTAATGCCTATAGAAATAATGATGCATATAAGGACAaaaatgacaaaaaaaaatctagCCTATTTAGTAATAAACATgaacatgaaaaaaatagtatcaAAAAAGGtggcaaaaaaataaaaagcttttttaaaaacttgTTTAAAAAGGATTAA
- a CDS encoding mediator of RNA polymerase II transcription subunit 21, putative, with product MINNFVSPQTNDPIKKLQNLLNNCLHSIIDVFSNLSYAGDFKELEIVPENLSEYAHFINLIEERKKKTEGKENGELGEQGETDNIIDQTQNVEKKYFIKPNFDKSTEDEILDRVERMNLILSMIDQSIDELPDSEINEDQVCNEMKRLQKIKDDSKEELKRLYKEYDYIYNYATENLRNFIVNIEE from the exons AtgattaataattttgtttcgCCACAAACTAATGATCCCATAAAGAAGCTACAGAATTTGCTAAACAATTGCTTACACTCAATAATA GACGTTTTTAGTAACTTATCTTATGCTGGCGATTTTAAGGAACTCGAAATTGTTCCAGAAAATTTGAGTGAATACGCTCATTTTATCAATTTGATAGAagaacgaaaaaaaaaaacggaaggaaaagaaaatgGTGAATTGGGCGAACAAGGCGAAACGGATAATATAATAGACCAAACTCAGAatgtggaaaaaaaatattttataaaacccaattttgataaatcaACAGAAGACGAAATTTTAGATCGAGTAGAAAGAATGAATTTGATTTTATCAATGATAGACCAATCTATTGATGAGTTACCAGATTCAGAAATTAACGag GACCAAGTATGCAACGAAATGAAACGccttcaaaaaataaaggacGATTCTAAAGAGGAATTAAAAAGACTTTATAAAGaatatgattatatttataattatgctACCGAAAATTTACgaaattttattgttaACATAGAggaataa